A region from the Vicia villosa cultivar HV-30 ecotype Madison, WI linkage group LG3, Vvil1.0, whole genome shotgun sequence genome encodes:
- the LOC131661630 gene encoding uncharacterized protein LOC131661630, producing MASRKSDNPQYGDGASPGKIFIGGLAKDTSLDTFVKYFERYGEITDSVIMKDRHTGRPRGFGFITYADPSVVDQVIQENHIINDKQVEIKRTIPKGASHTSDFKTKKIFVGGIPAAVTEDELKDFFSKHGNVVEHEIIRDHATKRSRGFGFVVFDNDKVVDTLLADGNMIDMDGTQVEIKKAEPKKSSSSASFPSFGNDSRSRSYNDGFGGFGDTYGGFPGGGYGPASYRSLGGYTARLSDYGGYGGGDDFSGGFGGGYGGSGGAGGYGGYRGEPSFGYSGRYGSYMGGLGGGYGGSGGLGPYGRGGAGYGGYGGSGTSGGYESGPGAGFGGTGGLYSSRGGYGGGSRYHPYTR from the exons ATGGCGTCAAGAAAGTCCGATAACCCTCAATATGGCGACGGCGCCAGTCCCGG GAAAATCTTCATCGGAGGGTTAGCAAAAGATACATCCCTAG ATACGTTTGTGAAGTACTTCGAAAGGTACGGAGAGATAACGGATTCCGTTATCATGAAGGATCGACATACCGGTCGGCCCCGAGGGTTTGGGTTCATTACTTATGCGGATCCTTCTGTCGTTGATCAAGTTATTCAGGAGAATCACATCATCAATGATAAGCAG GTTGAAATTAAGAGGACCATTCCAAAGGGTGCATCACATACTAGTGATTTCAAAACTAAGAAGATTTTCGTAGGTGGTATTCCCGCAGCAGTAACTGAAG ATGAGCTCAAGGACTTCTTCTCTAAGCATGGAAATGTTGTGGAGCACGAAATTATACGTGATCATGCCACTAAAAGATCTCGTGGATTTGGTTTTGTAGTGTTTGATAATGATAAGGTTGTTGATACTTTGTTAGCTGATGGGAACATGATTGATATGGACGGTACTCAG GTTGAGATCAAGAAGGCTGAACCAAAGAAATCCTCAAGTTCAGCTTCTTTTCCTTCATTTGGTAATGACTCTAGGTCACGTTCTTACAACGATGGTTTTGGTGGATTTGGTGATACTTATGGAGGTTTTCCCGGTGGAGGTTATGGCCCTGCTTCTTATAGGTCGCTTGGAGGTTACACTGCTAGGCTTAGCGATTATGGTGGATATGGAGGTGGAGATGACTTCAGTGGTGGTTTTGGAGGTGGTTATGGGGGCAGTGGTGGTGCTGGTGGTTATGGGGGCTATAGAGGAGAACCATCATTTGGCTACTCTGGCCGCTATGGGTCTTACATGGGGGGCCTTGGTGGTGGATATGGTGGTAGTGGTGGGTTAGGCCCATATGGGAGAGGTGGCGCAGGCTATGGAGGTTATGGTGGTTCAGGCACTAGCGGAGGTTATGAATCTGGCCCTGGTGCTGGTTTTGGTGGAACAGGAGGACTCTATTCTAGTAGGGGAGGATATGGGGGTGGTAGTCGTTACCATCCTTACACAAGATAG